Proteins co-encoded in one Sporosarcina sp. FSL K6-1522 genomic window:
- a CDS encoding aldehyde dehydrogenase family protein, with amino-acid sequence MQLNNYIGGSWQETAGANYTAVTNPANGEVLAQVRLSTKEDVDLAVQAAKEAQKKWALVPAPKRADYLYDIGRLMKDKKEHLSQVLTKEMGKVIEEARGEVQEGIDMALYMAGEGRRLFGETVPSELQDKFAMSVRAPIGVVGLITPWNFPVAIATWKSFPAIVAGNTFVWKPATETPMMAYEMALIFEEAGIPAGVANIVFGAGSEVGTAMIEHPDVRVISFTGSTETGRHVAEAGGRHLKKVSLEMGGKNAVIVMDDADIDLAVEGVLWSAFGTAGQRCTACSRVIVHTDVKKELEQKLVAAMQGLSIGNGLDESVKIGPVINRQALEKIQHYVGIGQEEGAKLLAGGNVLADGAFAQGHYFEPTLFTDVKWDSRLAQEEIFGPVVSLIEVDSLDEAIEVNNSVKYGLSSSIFSRDVNQVFRAQRDLDTGIVYVNAGTTGAEIHLPFGGTKGTGNGHRDSGVAALDVFTEWKSIYVDYSGKLQRAQIDTD; translated from the coding sequence ATGCAATTGAACAACTATATCGGAGGTTCATGGCAGGAGACTGCGGGAGCAAATTACACAGCGGTGACAAATCCAGCGAACGGTGAAGTGTTGGCACAAGTGAGGTTATCGACAAAGGAAGACGTAGATTTGGCAGTGCAAGCAGCGAAAGAAGCGCAAAAAAAATGGGCGCTTGTCCCTGCACCGAAACGTGCGGATTATTTGTATGACATTGGACGTTTAATGAAAGATAAAAAAGAGCATTTGTCGCAAGTCTTAACGAAAGAAATGGGAAAAGTCATTGAAGAGGCACGCGGCGAAGTGCAAGAGGGCATCGACATGGCGCTCTATATGGCTGGAGAAGGACGTCGACTGTTTGGAGAAACCGTGCCATCTGAATTACAAGATAAATTTGCGATGAGTGTCCGTGCGCCGATTGGGGTTGTTGGACTCATCACCCCTTGGAACTTTCCAGTGGCGATTGCGACATGGAAATCGTTCCCGGCAATTGTGGCGGGCAATACATTTGTTTGGAAACCTGCGACGGAAACGCCGATGATGGCGTATGAAATGGCGCTGATCTTTGAAGAAGCTGGCATTCCAGCGGGCGTGGCGAATATTGTTTTTGGCGCTGGCTCAGAAGTGGGCACAGCGATGATTGAGCATCCTGATGTGCGCGTTATTTCATTCACGGGATCTACGGAGACGGGGCGTCATGTGGCAGAGGCGGGTGGACGTCATTTGAAAAAGGTATCGCTTGAAATGGGTGGTAAAAATGCGGTCATTGTGATGGACGATGCGGATATTGACCTTGCTGTTGAAGGTGTTTTATGGAGTGCATTTGGTACGGCGGGTCAGCGTTGTACGGCATGTAGTCGTGTCATTGTGCACACAGATGTGAAGAAGGAGCTTGAGCAAAAGCTTGTAGCGGCGATGCAGGGCTTATCCATTGGGAATGGCTTGGACGAGTCGGTGAAGATTGGACCGGTCATTAATCGACAAGCGTTGGAGAAAATTCAGCATTACGTAGGCATTGGTCAAGAAGAAGGTGCGAAGCTATTGGCAGGCGGAAATGTCTTGGCTGACGGGGCATTTGCGCAAGGTCATTACTTCGAACCGACATTGTTTACGGATGTGAAATGGGATAGTCGCCTCGCGCAAGAAGAGATTTTTGGGCCAGTTGTGTCGCTCATTGAAGTGGACAGCTTGGATGAAGCGATTGAAGTGAACAATAGTGTTAAATATGGGCTTTCCAGCTCCATCTTCTCACGTGATGTCAATCAGGTGTTTCGTGCACAACGCGATTTGGATACCGGTATTGTCTATGTTAATGCGGGGACAACGGGTGCTGAAATCCATCTGCCATTTGGCGGGACAAAAGGAACAGGGAATGGCCATCGAGATTCTGGTGTGGCGGCACTTGACGTTTTCACAGAGTGGAAGAGCATTTACGTGGATTACAGTGGGAAATTGCAACGGGCGCAAATTGACACGGATTAA
- a CDS encoding DHA2 family efflux MFS transporter permease subunit, giving the protein MDIQKLHDKPPYGMIAILFIGTFVAFLNNTLLNVALPTIMTEFAVKPSEVQWLTTGYMLVNGIMIPASAFFVQKFTNRKLFLTAMTLFALGTFLAVITPTFGLLIAARMIQASGSAMMVPLLMNIMLTAFPIERRGTAMGIFGLVMFTAPAIGPTLSGWVVEHYSWRTLFVIVLPFAVLTLIYAFFKLRNITPNRDVKLDIFSLVLSSIGFGGLLYGFSSAGDKGWTSPLVYGTIIIGAIALVAFIIRQLRMDDPMLDFRIYKYPMFALASVISIVLSVAMFSAMILTPLYVQNVRGIAPFEAGILMLPGAILMGLMSPITGRLFDKYGARAMAVIGLSITIITTFYLSRLGLDSGYYYIMMLYTIRMFGISLVSMPIMTNGLNQLPMQSNPHGTAMNNTLQQVSGAIGTAILLTIMTKRMESSGAELAAKAATSGTTPTTSEGLAALQQGIETQAMLDGVNYAFFISTVVAVVALILTLFVKRVVPEKNDLPVDKAQESKN; this is encoded by the coding sequence ATGGATATTCAAAAACTGCACGACAAACCGCCTTATGGCATGATTGCGATTCTATTTATAGGAACATTCGTAGCTTTTCTAAACAATACATTGTTAAACGTTGCGTTGCCGACAATTATGACGGAATTCGCAGTGAAGCCGTCCGAAGTTCAGTGGTTAACAACGGGATATATGCTCGTAAACGGGATTATGATTCCAGCGAGTGCATTCTTCGTACAAAAGTTTACAAACCGTAAATTATTTTTAACAGCAATGACGCTGTTTGCACTCGGTACGTTTTTAGCAGTCATTACACCGACATTCGGCTTACTCATTGCGGCTCGCATGATTCAGGCATCGGGTTCTGCAATGATGGTACCACTACTGATGAACATTATGTTAACGGCCTTCCCGATTGAGCGTCGCGGAACGGCAATGGGGATATTCGGATTGGTCATGTTCACGGCGCCAGCAATTGGTCCGACACTATCCGGTTGGGTTGTTGAACATTACTCATGGCGTACACTTTTTGTTATCGTGTTACCATTCGCAGTATTGACGCTCATTTATGCGTTTTTCAAACTGCGTAATATTACACCAAACCGTGATGTGAAACTGGATATTTTTTCACTCGTGTTGTCGAGTATCGGTTTCGGAGGTCTGCTGTACGGATTCAGTTCTGCGGGAGATAAGGGCTGGACGTCACCACTGGTGTATGGAACAATTATCATTGGGGCTATCGCGCTTGTGGCGTTCATTATCCGCCAATTGCGCATGGATGATCCAATGCTTGACTTCAGGATTTATAAATATCCGATGTTCGCACTAGCATCTGTTATTTCAATCGTTCTATCTGTTGCGATGTTCTCCGCGATGATTTTGACGCCGCTTTACGTGCAAAATGTGCGAGGCATCGCGCCATTTGAGGCAGGGATTTTGATGCTTCCAGGTGCGATATTAATGGGGCTCATGTCGCCGATTACCGGTAGGCTGTTCGATAAATATGGAGCGCGCGCGATGGCGGTTATTGGGCTTTCTATTACAATTATCACAACGTTCTATTTGAGTAGACTAGGTCTCGATTCTGGTTATTATTACATTATGATGCTGTATACGATTCGGATGTTCGGTATTTCGCTTGTATCCATGCCGATTATGACAAATGGTTTGAATCAATTACCGATGCAGTCGAATCCACATGGTACGGCTATGAATAATACGTTGCAACAAGTTTCGGGTGCAATTGGTACAGCGATTCTTTTAACAATCATGACGAAGCGAATGGAAAGTTCCGGCGCGGAGTTAGCTGCGAAGGCGGCTACATCTGGTACTACACCGACAACGAGTGAAGGTCTTGCGGCATTGCAACAAGGAATTGAAACGCAAGCCATGCTCGATGGAGTCAACTACGCTTTCTTCATTTCCACGGTTGTCGCTGTTGTTGCCTTGATTTTAACGCTCTTTGTGAAACGGGTTGTGCCAGAGAAGAATGATTTGCCGGTTGATAAGGCACAGGAAAGTAAAAACTAA
- a CDS encoding TetR/AcrR family transcriptional regulator, whose product MNERKRQVLLIAQRLFAEKGFTATSVQDILDESQISKGTFYNYFTSKNECLLVMLEYAYDEAIIKRRELLIGQDIQDKNILSQQIVVRMQINREHNLLPIYESIFHSGDVDLRSFIIKQHFLEISWLAGRLVDVYGKEATPYAPDCAVILMGMIQHLMHFGSASPTGKVDLNRLVHFTTRRIDAIIRDTIKSNDILIGTDLFLDLPPKAEPPADAKNVLHVQLGKFLANLTDDANANGVQYAEFLLDEISADQPRVFLLEIIARSFHESFTNTRYEPEVREIIAVLWSYVDTLKKKDFH is encoded by the coding sequence ATGAATGAACGTAAACGTCAAGTTTTACTAATTGCCCAACGACTTTTTGCAGAAAAAGGCTTTACTGCTACATCTGTACAAGATATTTTAGACGAATCCCAAATTTCTAAAGGGACTTTTTATAATTATTTCACATCCAAAAATGAATGCCTTCTAGTCATGCTTGAATATGCCTATGATGAGGCGATTATTAAAAGAAGAGAACTGTTAATCGGTCAAGACATTCAAGATAAAAACATCTTGTCGCAACAAATTGTTGTGCGCATGCAAATCAATCGTGAACATAATCTGTTACCGATTTACGAATCTATCTTTCACTCCGGCGACGTCGATCTCAGATCCTTCATCATTAAGCAACATTTCTTAGAAATTTCTTGGTTGGCAGGCCGACTCGTTGATGTTTATGGCAAGGAAGCAACACCTTATGCGCCAGACTGCGCGGTCATCCTAATGGGAATGATTCAGCATCTGATGCATTTTGGATCAGCAAGTCCAACAGGAAAAGTCGACCTGAATCGTCTTGTCCATTTCACAACAAGACGTATTGATGCGATTATTCGTGACACGATTAAATCGAATGATATTCTAATCGGAACAGATTTATTTCTCGATCTCCCTCCCAAAGCTGAGCCGCCAGCCGACGCGAAGAATGTTTTACATGTCCAACTAGGGAAGTTTCTTGCAAATCTGACGGATGACGCAAACGCCAATGGAGTTCAATATGCAGAATTTCTATTGGATGAAATCAGTGCCGACCAACCTAGAGTCTTCCTATTAGAAATCATTGCGCGCTCCTTCCATGAATCATTTACGAATACTCGCTATGAACCTGAAGTACGGGAAATCATTGCAGTGCTATGGAGCTATGTTGATACTTTAAAGAAAAAAGATTTTCATTGA
- a CDS encoding TIGR00266 family protein: protein MNNHEIDYKLYGDDMQFVEVELDPQETVVAEAGALMMMEDGIKMETIFGDGSKSSGAGGLMGKLMGAGKRIITGESLFMTMFTNDGVGKKHVYFASPYPGKIIPMDLSQYRGKIICQKDAFLAAAKGVSIGIEFQRKIGAGFFGGEGFIMQKLEGDGMAFVHAGGTIIEYKLDPGEVLRVDTGCLVAMTQEVNYDIEMVKGVKTALFGGEGLFFATLKGPGTVWIQSLPFSRLASRVFAAAPQGGGKSVGEGSVTGGLFDLLGGKS from the coding sequence ATGAATAATCACGAAATTGACTACAAACTATACGGAGATGACATGCAATTCGTGGAGGTGGAGCTTGACCCACAAGAAACGGTCGTAGCAGAAGCAGGTGCTTTGATGATGATGGAAGATGGTATCAAAATGGAAACCATTTTTGGGGACGGTTCGAAGTCATCCGGCGCCGGTGGACTCATGGGGAAACTGATGGGTGCAGGGAAGCGAATTATTACCGGAGAAAGCCTATTTATGACGATGTTCACCAATGATGGTGTTGGGAAAAAGCACGTCTACTTCGCATCACCTTATCCAGGGAAAATTATTCCAATGGATCTTAGCCAATACCGCGGTAAAATTATCTGCCAGAAAGATGCTTTTCTTGCCGCAGCGAAAGGCGTTTCCATCGGCATCGAATTTCAACGAAAAATTGGCGCCGGCTTTTTCGGTGGTGAAGGCTTTATCATGCAAAAGCTTGAAGGCGACGGCATGGCGTTCGTTCATGCAGGCGGTACCATCATCGAGTACAAGCTCGATCCGGGTGAAGTTTTGCGTGTTGACACAGGCTGTCTTGTAGCGATGACGCAAGAAGTCAATTACGATATTGAAATGGTTAAAGGCGTGAAAACCGCATTATTCGGTGGCGAAGGACTATTTTTCGCTACACTCAAAGGCCCAGGAACCGTTTGGATTCAATCACTACCATTCTCCAGACTGGCGAGCCGTGTATTTGCGGCTGCACCACAAGGCGGCGGAAAATCAGTTGGCGAAGGTAGCGTAACAGGTGGATTATTTGATTTACTAGGCGGGAAATCCTAA
- a CDS encoding SEC-C metal-binding domain-containing protein: MIGRNDPCTCGSGKKYKKCCGSKGTDLVGMLVNEELDKILITYFDEYPKGDDRSAMMRLMREWVNRLTDSWEKENIEEAASEFYLFIHMKEVWRTYIAEQLKQAKREAVATVLQAWDEPFMLLAEITGVESGMLKVRKLFGEQDYYVTRNEGMPTDIGTLLFGVVLRDPRKVADAVAPVSSMLFLAKWSKQTKKSLVELREAVAEKTATQFVENHALDIYELLIKRSMASMNEIVEEVLMPEQLQVLKAMDVTLRELEQTVESREIMHKLVVAYFMNHNEEVHVEADFLAAVVKTGIQIGVVQGTGLEEDTIVQQYGATHEGMALHAEQLGALYTDMMNSGDEPVAAQVYDIGTDPKPSEKALWETSMTTAGVVQLERKPNVAEGRAQLLAYEAYAAVSEEERRSLAERAREIDAKTPDVLLLQAEIEQDAEVASTLYEQAIQQASKSFEPGENPWQNIPNRPFMRAAFAYGVHLFVQGEYHEAAGMFLDLVKLNWNDNQGARYEAVASLIHAGRYHEAAEIMVRYEKGSQHDATYLYLDWKLEMEASEGQSQEADAMLKLAAKANSHVINLLTFKSKTIAYPKYEEMQPGGEAEARYIWLLLNGVNR; the protein is encoded by the coding sequence ATGATTGGAAGAAATGACCCGTGTACATGTGGCAGTGGAAAGAAATATAAAAAGTGCTGTGGATCGAAAGGAACGGATCTTGTTGGAATGTTGGTGAATGAAGAGTTAGATAAAATCCTCATTACTTATTTTGATGAATACCCAAAAGGTGATGATCGAAGCGCTATGATGCGTTTGATGCGCGAGTGGGTGAACCGTCTTACCGATAGCTGGGAGAAGGAAAATATTGAAGAAGCGGCGAGTGAGTTTTATTTATTCATCCATATGAAAGAGGTTTGGCGTACATATATAGCAGAACAGTTAAAGCAAGCGAAGCGTGAAGCGGTGGCTACGGTTTTACAAGCGTGGGACGAGCCATTTATGTTGCTAGCGGAAATTACGGGCGTTGAATCGGGGATGTTGAAGGTGCGCAAGTTGTTTGGAGAGCAGGACTATTATGTCACGCGCAATGAAGGCATGCCAACGGATATTGGAACGCTATTATTCGGTGTGGTGCTGAGGGACCCACGAAAAGTAGCAGATGCGGTTGCGCCTGTGTCGTCGATGTTATTTTTAGCGAAATGGAGCAAGCAGACGAAGAAGTCGCTTGTGGAGTTACGAGAAGCGGTTGCAGAGAAAACAGCAACGCAATTTGTAGAGAATCATGCACTTGATATTTATGAATTGCTGATTAAACGCAGTATGGCCTCGATGAATGAAATTGTTGAAGAAGTGCTAATGCCGGAGCAGTTGCAGGTGCTAAAAGCGATGGATGTTACATTGCGTGAGCTCGAACAGACGGTGGAGTCGCGGGAGATTATGCACAAACTTGTTGTGGCTTATTTCATGAATCACAATGAAGAGGTCCATGTTGAAGCCGATTTTCTAGCCGCTGTTGTGAAAACAGGTATTCAAATCGGTGTGGTTCAGGGGACTGGATTAGAAGAGGACACTATCGTGCAGCAATATGGGGCGACGCATGAGGGGATGGCTTTGCATGCAGAGCAATTAGGTGCACTGTATACGGACATGATGAATAGCGGGGACGAGCCGGTAGCTGCGCAAGTGTATGATATCGGGACTGATCCGAAGCCATCTGAAAAAGCACTGTGGGAAACATCAATGACGACAGCAGGTGTTGTACAACTGGAGCGGAAACCGAATGTGGCGGAAGGCCGCGCGCAGCTTTTAGCGTATGAAGCTTATGCTGCAGTGTCGGAAGAAGAGCGTAGAAGCTTGGCTGAACGCGCGAGGGAAATAGATGCAAAAACACCAGACGTGCTATTGCTGCAAGCGGAAATTGAACAGGATGCTGAAGTCGCATCGACTTTATATGAACAAGCCATTCAGCAGGCGAGCAAGTCGTTTGAACCGGGAGAAAACCCGTGGCAAAACATTCCGAATCGACCATTCATGCGAGCGGCCTTCGCTTATGGGGTTCATCTATTCGTACAGGGAGAGTACCATGAAGCAGCAGGGATGTTTTTGGATTTAGTAAAGTTGAATTGGAATGACAATCAGGGAGCGAGGTACGAGGCAGTTGCTTCGCTTATCCATGCTGGTCGTTATCATGAGGCGGCAGAAATTATGGTGCGCTACGAAAAAGGGTCGCAGCACGATGCGACGTACTTATACTTAGATTGGAAATTGGAAATGGAAGCATCAGAAGGCCAATCGCAGGAAGCGGATGCGATGTTGAAACTGGCTGCCAAAGCAAATAGTCATGTCATCAATTTGCTGACATTCAAGTCGAAGACGATTGCTTACCCGAAGTATGAAGAGATGCAGCCAGGCGGTGAAGCGGAAGCGAGGTATATTTGGTTGTTGTTGAATGGTGTGAATCGATAA
- a CDS encoding LysR family transcriptional regulator has product MELKKLNYFVTVVDQMSFSKAAEKLHISQPSLSKTIKTMEQELGFQIIERNTRNIRLTEAGEVLYKRANHLLLELAIVKQEMDEVKRSGKGEIRLGMIESVKHWLPKVIVQYKEEFSDMRIQLTEVLSGEDVKKSLRTYETHAIITNQLIKEDDITTIPLYNEKLVLVVHTSHPLAASEAISLKQLESDPFIMSAKGFQTREDILRAFESEGATPNIKFEIERFETVLSLVREGLGIAIIPESYMQGPQDGLVKSRAVVSPELERTVYLTYMKNRYISPAIRSFLMNITDYFE; this is encoded by the coding sequence ATGGAACTGAAGAAATTGAATTATTTTGTTACGGTAGTGGACCAAATGAGCTTTTCAAAAGCGGCAGAGAAGTTACATATTTCGCAGCCCTCCTTAAGTAAAACCATCAAAACGATGGAACAGGAGCTAGGGTTTCAAATCATCGAACGCAATACAAGAAATATTCGACTGACAGAAGCGGGAGAAGTTTTATACAAAAGGGCCAATCATCTATTGTTGGAATTAGCCATTGTGAAACAGGAAATGGACGAAGTGAAGCGCAGTGGCAAAGGGGAAATTCGGCTGGGCATGATTGAATCGGTGAAGCATTGGCTGCCAAAAGTCATTGTGCAATACAAAGAAGAGTTTTCAGATATGCGCATTCAGTTAACGGAAGTGCTAAGTGGAGAGGATGTCAAAAAATCATTAAGAACGTATGAAACACACGCTATTATTACAAACCAGCTTATTAAAGAGGACGATATTACAACAATCCCTTTGTACAATGAAAAGCTCGTACTCGTCGTCCATACGAGTCATCCATTAGCAGCCAGTGAAGCGATTTCGCTGAAGCAGTTGGAAAGCGATCCTTTCATCATGAGTGCAAAAGGATTCCAGACGCGAGAAGACATTTTACGGGCGTTTGAATCAGAGGGGGCTACTCCAAACATTAAGTTTGAAATTGAACGTTTTGAAACGGTATTAAGTTTAGTTCGTGAAGGGCTAGGCATCGCAATTATCCCAGAAAGTTACATGCAAGGACCACAAGATGGTTTAGTGAAAAGTAGAGCGGTTGTATCGCCAGAATTGGAGCGGACAGTCTATTTAACATATATGAAAAATCGTTATATTTCACCTGCTATTCGATCTTTTTTAATGAATATAACAGATTATTTCGAGTGA
- the hutG gene encoding formimidoylglutamase has translation MSKLMKKVHADVWSGRTDHLENRASFRYHQVVKQIELDTATSPSTTCAIIGFECEEGVHRNNGRLGAAQAPDALRSELAKLPWKLSESKQLVDVGNLTCQGNQLEQAQQQLGHVVADVLTKNMTPIILGGGHETAYGHYLGVRQHIGNEASLGIINIDAHFDLRPYDEQPSSGTMFKQILEQDANCGYFVAGIQRYGNTQELFDRADALGVIYEYEENMQIGHMDKLTSALEAFIKQHDTILLTLCTDVLNAAFAPGVSAPSPFGLDPAIVRSIIRTVTSHEKTLSFDISEVNPVLDENNRTVKLGAYLVNEAITSFLGGHIYGASS, from the coding sequence ATGAGTAAATTGATGAAAAAAGTACATGCAGACGTTTGGTCTGGACGCACAGACCACCTTGAAAATAGAGCGAGCTTTCGTTATCACCAAGTGGTAAAACAAATCGAACTGGATACAGCGACTTCCCCTTCTACTACATGTGCCATCATTGGCTTTGAATGCGAAGAAGGTGTTCACCGCAACAATGGACGACTCGGTGCAGCACAAGCACCTGATGCACTACGAAGTGAATTAGCAAAACTACCATGGAAGTTATCAGAAAGTAAACAACTCGTCGATGTCGGCAATCTTACATGCCAAGGCAATCAGCTTGAACAAGCTCAACAACAATTAGGCCATGTAGTAGCCGACGTTTTAACTAAAAATATGACGCCGATTATTCTTGGTGGCGGTCATGAAACCGCTTACGGACATTATCTTGGTGTCCGACAACATATCGGCAACGAAGCCTCTCTTGGAATCATTAATATTGATGCCCATTTTGACTTGCGTCCTTATGATGAACAACCTTCTTCTGGAACGATGTTCAAGCAAATTCTAGAACAAGATGCCAACTGTGGCTATTTCGTTGCAGGCATTCAGCGTTATGGCAATACCCAGGAATTGTTTGATCGCGCAGATGCACTCGGCGTTATCTATGAGTACGAAGAAAATATGCAGATTGGACATATGGACAAGCTGACATCAGCACTCGAAGCATTTATCAAACAGCATGATACTATCTTATTGACCTTATGTACGGACGTACTGAATGCCGCCTTTGCACCAGGCGTCAGCGCTCCTTCACCATTCGGCTTAGATCCAGCCATTGTCCGTTCCATTATTCGAACCGTCACTTCTCACGAGAAAACGCTGTCATTCGATATATCCGAAGTGAACCCCGTCTTGGATGAAAACAATCGCACTGTGAAACTCGGCGCTTATTTAGTCAACGAAGCCATTACATCATTTTTAGGAGGACATATATATGGAGCTAGCTCTTAA
- the gltS gene encoding sodium/glutamate symporter, whose product MELALNQVTTIFLSIALLTLGMFLIKKVGFLRKFCIPAPVVGGLLFAIFATIFKSLGWLEITLDTSLQSLFMLTFFTTIGLGASFKLIRLGGKLLVIYWLACGFLALAQNAIGVSMAYLFDLHPLIGMMAGAVSMEGGHGAATAFGQTLEDLGIHSALSIGVAAATFGLVAGGLVGGPTVKYLISKHNLKPTEKDDGIGGHFEETEKAIQTDSFFIQTLLITFCMALGTYLGELFSAATGFVLPGYVGAMFVAVLVRNMVDRINPNLVDMKSISLIGDVTLGIFLSMALMSIKLWEVAGLALPLLVIVFIQVVFIVLFSIFVLFRLLGKDYDAAIMVAGFTGHGLGATPNAMANMAAVTERFGPSRKAFLIVPIVGAFLIDVFAMPIIITTINIFN is encoded by the coding sequence ATGGAGCTAGCTCTTAATCAAGTCACCACGATCTTTCTCTCCATCGCCTTATTAACATTAGGGATGTTTTTAATAAAGAAGGTCGGTTTCTTACGTAAATTCTGCATTCCCGCACCTGTCGTTGGCGGCTTGTTATTCGCGATTTTCGCGACCATTTTCAAGTCACTAGGATGGCTAGAAATCACACTGGATACATCACTACAAAGCCTATTCATGCTCACATTCTTTACGACAATCGGCTTGGGTGCTAGTTTTAAACTGATTAGACTCGGCGGTAAACTGCTCGTAATCTATTGGCTAGCTTGTGGATTTTTAGCGCTTGCGCAAAACGCAATTGGCGTATCGATGGCTTATTTGTTTGATTTGCATCCGTTAATCGGCATGATGGCGGGCGCCGTCTCTATGGAAGGTGGTCACGGTGCCGCGACTGCATTCGGTCAAACGCTTGAAGACCTCGGCATCCATTCAGCCCTATCTATCGGAGTCGCAGCCGCGACATTCGGGCTTGTCGCAGGCGGTCTTGTTGGTGGCCCGACTGTCAAATACCTCATTTCGAAACATAATCTTAAGCCAACGGAAAAAGATGATGGGATTGGGGGACATTTTGAAGAAACTGAAAAGGCAATTCAAACCGATTCATTCTTCATCCAAACGTTATTGATCACATTTTGTATGGCGCTCGGTACCTATTTAGGCGAACTATTTTCAGCTGCAACAGGCTTCGTTCTTCCTGGTTACGTAGGCGCGATGTTCGTTGCCGTACTCGTTCGGAATATGGTTGATCGCATCAATCCAAACCTAGTCGATATGAAAAGCATTAGCCTAATTGGTGACGTTACGCTCGGTATTTTCCTATCCATGGCACTGATGAGCATTAAGCTGTGGGAAGTAGCTGGCTTGGCATTACCACTCCTCGTTATCGTGTTCATCCAAGTGGTGTTCATTGTTCTCTTCAGTATTTTTGTCTTGTTCCGTTTACTCGGAAAAGACTACGATGCTGCGATTATGGTTGCAGGCTTCACGGGGCACGGCTTAGGGGCGACACCGAATGCTATGGCTAATATGGCTGCTGTTACAGAACGTTTCGGTCCTTCGAGAAAAGCATTTTTGATTGTCCCGATTGTTGGTGCGTTCCTCATTGATGTGTTCGCTATGCCAATTATTATTACGACGATTAATATTTTTAACTAA
- a CDS encoding D-glycerate dehydrogenase, which produces MKPRIFITRILDEQVVKPLQERFDVRMWESTDVKVPREVLLEEVAEADALWCVTADSIDSEVFAAAPKLKIVANMAVGYNNIDLEAAKERGVIVTNTPGVLTETTADLAFGLLLATARRMMEAENDVRTGNWTSWAPMGYTGMDVGGATLGIVGMGRIGEAVARRAKGFNMRVLYHNRSRKMDAEVEHGFEYVELDTLLKEVDFVLILTPYTPETVGLIGERELGLMKKTAVLINVARGGIVDEVALYNALQAGDIWAAGLDVFETEPVPLDHPLLTLPNVTVLPHIGSASVKARLGMMTLNAQAITAVLEGREPENRVV; this is translated from the coding sequence ATGAAGCCAAGAATCTTCATTACAAGGATACTAGATGAGCAAGTGGTGAAGCCATTGCAAGAGCGATTTGATGTGCGGATGTGGGAATCGACGGACGTGAAGGTGCCACGCGAGGTTTTATTGGAAGAGGTGGCGGAAGCGGATGCGCTGTGGTGCGTGACGGCGGATTCGATTGACAGCGAGGTGTTTGCGGCGGCACCGAAGCTGAAGATTGTGGCAAATATGGCGGTTGGCTATAACAATATTGACCTTGAAGCCGCCAAGGAGCGAGGCGTGATTGTGACGAATACGCCTGGTGTGTTGACGGAGACGACTGCGGATCTGGCGTTTGGTTTGTTGCTGGCAACGGCGCGTCGCATGATGGAGGCGGAAAATGATGTGCGGACAGGCAATTGGACGTCATGGGCGCCGATGGGTTATACGGGTATGGATGTAGGGGGCGCCACGCTCGGAATTGTAGGGATGGGACGGATTGGTGAAGCGGTTGCGCGCCGGGCGAAAGGCTTTAATATGCGCGTGTTATATCATAACCGTAGTCGAAAAATGGATGCGGAAGTCGAGCATGGGTTTGAGTACGTGGAATTGGACACACTTTTGAAGGAAGTGGATTTTGTCCTGATTCTTACACCGTATACGCCGGAAACGGTAGGGTTAATCGGTGAACGAGAACTTGGATTGATGAAAAAAACAGCGGTGCTTATTAATGTCGCACGTGGTGGCATTGTCGATGAAGTAGCACTTTACAATGCATTGCAAGCTGGCGACATTTGGGCCGCAGGTTTGGACGTTTTTGAAACGGAACCTGTGCCACTCGACCATCCACTTTTGACATTGCCGAATGTAACAGTCCTACCGCATATCGGAAGTGCGAGTGTGAAGGCGCGTCTTGGGATGATGACGTTGAATGCGCAAGCGATTACTGCGGTGTTGGAAGGGCGAGAGCCTGAAAATCGAGTGGTTTAA